The Euzebya sp. DNA window ACTGCTCGGGTTCGAACGTCGGGTAGGACGCCATCGCGACGACCTCGCCGGTGTCGGCGTCCAGCACGAGGGCCGCGCCAGCGGGCGCCTCGAAGGTGCCCCCTCGGCCGACGCCGCTCTCGCTGTCGTTGGTCTCCCGCGCCAGGTCGATGCCGCGGGCGAGGGCGTCCTCGACGACCTGCTGCACCTCGAGGTCGAGGGTCAGCTGGACGGTGTCGCCCGGCATCGCCTGCGGGGCGTCGGGGCCGGTGACGTCCTCGATGATCTCGCCGCGGCTGTTCACGCGCACGCGGCGCTCACCCGGGGTGCCCTGGAGGTGGTCCTCGTAGGTGCGCTCCACGCCGGCCCAGCCGATGATGTCGCCCGGGTCGTAGTCGGCGTACTCCGGCTGCTCGAGCTCCTCGGCGGAGATCTGCCCGGTGTAGCCGATGACGTGGGCGGCGAGGTCACCGTGGGGGTACTCGCGCAGCGGGATCCGCTCGGCGATCACGCCCGGGAACCGGGTCGCCGAGTTCTGGTGGATGTAGAAGATCACGTCGTCGGGGACGTCGATGGCGATCGGCCGGTTCGCGAACGGGCCGGCCCGGTCGTCCTCGATGCGGGCGGTGATCTCGTCGGGCGGCATGTTGAGGATGCGGGACAGCTCCAGGATCGTCTCCCGCTGCGTCTCCTCGTCACCCATCTGGTCGGGGCGGACGCTGACGACCTGGGCGAACCGGTTGTCCACGATCGGCAGGCCGTTGCGATCGAGGATGTCCCCTCGCGGCGCCTCCACCTCGATCGTGCGGATCGACTGGTCCTCGGCCCGGGTCGCGAAGCGGTCACCGGTCATGACCTGCAGGAACCACAGCCGGCCGACGAGCAGCACGAACAGCGCGGCCACCAGCGCGCCCAGGAAGGTCAGGCGCAGCGCAGTGCTCTCGCGGGGGATCGGCGGTCGGGCGTTCGTCGGCTGCACGGGTCGTCCACCGTACCGAGCAGTCCCGAGCGCAGCGAGGCCACGACTGGGCGGAACGGACATATGGCGGCGCAGCCGCGCCATGCCCTCATCGCCGTAGGCGGATCAGCCCGCGGAGGCCGGTGGGAACTGGCGCAGGACCGATCTCACCGGGCGGAGCACGAGCGGCGACACCACCGCCGAGTACAGCCCGACCACCAGCGTCGCGACCAGCACCCGCCCGAGGGTCGGCTCGGTGGTCCCGAACATCCGCCCGAGCATGCCGAAGGCCGCCGTCGCCGCGGCCGTCAGTCCCCCGCTGAGCACGATCGGACCGGTCTGGGCGGACGCCGCGATGTAGGGGCGGAGCCGCCCGGCGGCGTACCCCGCGCCCATGACCACCAGGGCGCC harbors:
- the mreD gene encoding rod shape-determining protein MreD → MGVRVAAFGVMILLAILLKTTVLPAVAVAGFRPDVLVLVVVAIGLAEGPESGVRVGFAAGLVQDLISGGSALVGVGALVVMGAGYAAGRLRPYIAASAQTGPIVLSGGLTAAATAAFGMLGRMFGTTEPTLGRVLVATLVVGLYSAVVSPLVLRPVRSVLRQFPPASAG